Proteins found in one Triticum aestivum cultivar Chinese Spring chromosome 4D, IWGSC CS RefSeq v2.1, whole genome shotgun sequence genomic segment:
- the LOC123096136 gene encoding BTB/POZ domain-containing protein NPY4, which translates to MKHMKLGSKPDVFQTEGSNIRFVATELATDIVISIGDVKFYLHKFPLLSKSSRLQRLVASSNQESDDEVNISDIPGGASAFEICAKFCYGMIVTLNAYNVLAARCAAEYLEMFETIDKGNLIYKIDVFLTSSIFRTWKDSIIVLQSTKSLLPWSENLKVINHCIDSIASKASIDPSEVEWSYTYNRKKLQSKNGVDSHWNGVRMQQMVPKDWWVEDLSELEMDLYKRVLLTIKAKGRTPAVVIGEALRVYAFRWLFGSLEDAVSNGIDCTKRRAVLESIVFLLPTEKGSVSCGFLLKLLNAACLLESGEFYRDNLVKRIGTQLDGASVADLLIPATSAENGVYNVDLIMAIVEQFMSHHSDNGKMTFQDDDEIVEVEKFASVSSTSKLAVAKLVDEYLGEIAKDPNLPVLKFIALAEMVSASSRQMHDELYHAIDMYLKEHPSLSKSEKKRLCGLMDCKKLSQEACMHAVQNERLPLRVVVQVLFFEQVRASAASARSDSGADLSSAVHSLLPRENGNSYGSSRSAATTTTEEEGSGVPTSSDINSFRSMRLANNCGGSERSSTSSDINKNGEDKSTTTGKAKVMLMPKMLSKLWSGKTHVGENSSSDASVSPGSANPEEVKSTPSRNTRQSTS; encoded by the exons ATGAAGCATATGAAGCTTGGCTCCAAGCCGGATGTCTTTCAGACAGAGGGCAGCAATATCAG GTTTGTTGCAACAGAGCTGGCAACAGACATCGTTATCTCCATAGGGGATGTCAAGTTTTATCTTCACAAG TTCCCTCTTTTGTCAAAGAGTTCACGGTTGCAAAGATTAGTAGCTTCAAGTAACCAGGAAAGCGACGATGAAGTGAATATATCCGACATTCCTGGTGGTGCTTCTGCATTTGAAATTTGTGCCAAGTTTTGCTACGGCATGATTGTAACACTCAATGCATATAATGTTCTTGCTGCTCGTTGTGCAGCTGAGTACCTAGAAATGTTTGAGACCATTGACAAAGGAAATCTTATCTACAAAATTGATGTGTTCTTGACATCGAGCATTTTTCGCACCTGGAAAGACTCAATCATAGTTCTGCAAAGTACAAAGTCGTTGCTGCCATGGTCTGAGAATTTGAAGGTAATCAACCACTGCATTGATTCCATTGCATCGAAGGCGTCAATTGATCCGTCAGAGGTTGAGTGGTCATACACCTACAACAGAAAAAAGCTCCAATCCAAGAATGGTGTTGATTCTCACTGGAATGGAGTCAGGATGCAACAGATGGTCCCTAAGGACTGGTGGGTTGAGGACCTTTCTGAACTTGAAATGGATTTGTACAAGCGTGTGCTCCTAACAATCAAGGCAAAGGGAAGAACACCTGCTGTAGTTATTGGAGAAGCACTAAGAGTCTATGCATTCCGATGGCTGTTTGGTTCCCTTGAAGATGCTGTGAGCAATGGAATTGATTGCACAAAACGTCGTGCAGTTCTCGAAAGCATTGTATTTCTGCTGCCCACTGAAAAAGGTTCAGTGTCATGTGGTTTTCTTCTCAAGTTACTAAATGCTGCATGCTTGCTGGAATCTGGAGAGTTTTATCGTGATAACTTGGTAAAGAGAATAGGCACCCAACTGGATGGTGCTTCAGTTGCAGACCTTCTTATACCAGCAACCAGTGCTGAAAATGGTGTGTATAATGTTGACCTGATCATGGCAATAGTAGAGCAGTTCATGTCACATCATAGTGATAATGGTAAAATGACTTTTCAAGATGATGATGAAATTGTGGAAGTCGAGAAGTTTGCTTCTGTTTCCAGCACGTCAAAGCTGGCAGTTGCAAAGCTGGTCGATGAATATCTTGGTGAGATCGCTAAAGACCCTAACCTGCCTGTTCTGAAGTTCATTGCACTTGCTGAAATGGTGTCTGCCTCGTCCCGACAAATGCATGACGAACTATACCATGCCATCGACATGTATCTAAAG GAGCACCCCAGCCTATCAAAGAGCGAAAAGAAGAGATTATGTGGATTGATGGACTGCAAGAAGCTGTCCCAGGAGGCCTGCATGCACGCGGTGCAGAATGAACGGCTTCCTCTTCGTGTCGTTGTGCAAGTTCTCTTCTTTGAGCAAGTCCGAGCATCAGCCGCTTCTGCCAGGAGTGACTCTGGAGCCGACCTTTCATCCGCTGTTCACTCGCTTCTTCCCAGAGAGAACGGCAACTCATACGGCAGCTCAAGGTCAGCCGCCACAACAACAACCGAAGAGGAAGGCAGTGGAGTCCCGACATCCAGCGACATAAACTCTTTCAGGTCGATGCGGCTCGCGAACAACTGCGGTGGCAGCGAGAGGAGCAGCACAAGCAGCGACATCAACAAGAACGGCGAAGACAAGAGCACCACCACCGGCAAGGCGAAAGTGATGCTGATGCCGAAGATGCTAAGCAAGCTCTGGTCTGGGAAGACGCACGTTGGCGAGAACAGCAGCTCAGACGCGTCGGTGAGCCCCGGATCCGCCAACCCGGAGGAGGTGAAGTCGACGCCGTCACGGAACACGAGGCAATCGACGTCCTAG